The following proteins come from a genomic window of bacterium:
- a CDS encoding M23 family metallopeptidase, whose translation MAGDHLFTFRVGYAGRSREVRVGRTAAIVVASVLGVLFVLLTQGIYDIRDNISKLRELRALRERVSEQNLALYHLDAKFEGLSAEVERLRAMDNRIRSLVKVNDSLRRKSSRGTGGAETPESSSAGRLDKLLDLKFDRMKKDLLVDVNDLDVLGESLDGSRLLLESVPGGWPVRGTLSSVFGVRNSPFTETPVFHHGLDIVARTGMPVAASASGVVVRSGYEALYGNLVVVDHGAGYRSVYAHLRRAASRRGRSSTGEKNWGKSAPRGVPQGPTCTTRFA comes from the coding sequence TTGGCCGGGGATCACCTGTTTACATTCCGCGTCGGGTATGCCGGTCGATCCCGGGAGGTACGGGTCGGTCGCACCGCCGCAATCGTCGTCGCTTCCGTTCTCGGGGTCCTGTTCGTCCTTCTGACCCAGGGGATCTATGATATCCGCGACAACATATCGAAATTACGGGAGTTACGGGCCCTGCGCGAGCGGGTGTCCGAGCAGAACCTGGCGCTGTACCATCTCGATGCCAAGTTCGAGGGGCTTTCGGCCGAGGTCGAGCGCCTCCGGGCCATGGACAACCGGATCCGGTCGTTGGTGAAGGTGAACGACTCCCTCCGGAGGAAATCGTCCCGCGGGACCGGCGGGGCGGAGACCCCCGAGTCGTCGTCGGCGGGTCGCCTCGACAAGCTGCTCGACCTCAAGTTCGACCGGATGAAGAAAGACCTCCTGGTCGACGTGAACGACCTGGATGTGCTCGGCGAATCCCTCGACGGCAGCAGGCTGCTCCTCGAAAGCGTCCCGGGCGGCTGGCCCGTGCGCGGGACCCTTTCCTCCGTGTTCGGGGTGCGCAACTCCCCGTTCACCGAGACTCCCGTCTTCCACCACGGCCTGGACATCGTCGCCCGGACCGGGATGCCGGTCGCGGCGTCGGCCTCGGGCGTCGTGGTGAGAAGCGGCTACGAGGCGCTGTACGGGAACCTGGTCGTGGTCGACCACGGCGCGGGGTACCGTTCCGTGTATGCCCACCTGCGTCGCGCAGCGTCGAGGAGGGGGCGTTCGTCAACCGGGGAGAAGAATTGGGGAAAGTCGGCTCCACGGGGCGTTCCACAGGGCCCCACCTGCACTACGAGGTTCGCGTGA
- a CDS encoding ATPase, T2SS/T4P/T4SS family, with the protein MAKKRLGELLLETGLLDEEGLARSLAEQRSKRGKLGEVIVLLGLATEQEISQALSLQLGIPTIDLKNTPVEPQAIELIQEKVARKHLIIPVAIDRRDLHIAMADPLSFEAFEDVRFASGYTIKPFIATRADILWAIDQHYHLGSSLSTIVQDIVDERQVEVVHDSQDSEGKDLDDLRKKSEAAPVIRMVNLIVAEAVDQGASDIHVEPTKTALQIRHRVDGLLRKTMDLPKWVQGAVVSRIKIMARMDIAEKRLPQDGRIGVRVGGRSLDLRVSTVPANYGEKVVIRILDSANANIPLESIGFSPGELTKIVEIISRPQGIVLITGPTGSGKTTTLYGILNRIKSVEDNITTIEDPIEYELAGINQVAVQEKIGLSFAVMLRSMLRQDPDVIMVGEMRDLETTTIAVQAALTGHLVLSTIHTNSSVATITRLRDLGVPSYLIASTIIGIVAQRLVRKICPKCRVKADTTEQDILRLGISSDVPVFRGAGCPECGGTGYKGRTGIYEILMFTQPIRELVASNATENQMRQEAISRGMMTLGRSALEKVTSGITTTDELYRVVETDVDFASACPRCATAMESDFVMCPSCGYSTSAVCPGCRRVISYEWKFCPYCRHDLLKPEARRSFA; encoded by the coding sequence ATGGCGAAGAAACGGCTGGGAGAACTCCTCCTCGAGACCGGCCTCCTTGACGAGGAGGGGCTCGCCCGATCCCTCGCGGAGCAGCGCTCGAAGCGGGGAAAGCTCGGTGAGGTGATCGTCCTCCTCGGGCTGGCGACGGAACAGGAGATCTCCCAAGCGCTTTCCCTGCAGCTCGGCATCCCCACGATCGACCTGAAGAACACCCCCGTGGAGCCCCAGGCGATCGAGCTCATCCAGGAAAAGGTCGCCCGGAAACACCTCATCATCCCCGTCGCGATCGACCGCCGCGACCTGCACATCGCGATGGCCGACCCGCTGAGCTTCGAGGCGTTCGAGGACGTCCGGTTCGCCTCCGGTTACACCATAAAGCCGTTCATCGCCACCCGGGCCGACATCCTCTGGGCCATCGACCAGCACTACCACCTCGGATCGTCCCTCAGCACCATCGTCCAGGACATCGTGGACGAGCGCCAGGTCGAGGTGGTGCACGACTCCCAGGACTCCGAAGGGAAGGACCTCGACGACCTGCGGAAGAAGTCCGAGGCCGCCCCCGTCATCCGGATGGTGAACCTGATCGTCGCGGAGGCGGTCGACCAGGGAGCCTCCGACATCCACGTGGAGCCGACCAAGACGGCCCTCCAGATCCGCCACCGGGTCGACGGGCTCCTGCGCAAGACGATGGACCTTCCGAAATGGGTACAGGGGGCGGTCGTCTCCCGGATCAAGATCATGGCGAGGATGGACATCGCCGAGAAGCGGCTCCCGCAGGACGGCCGGATCGGCGTCCGCGTGGGGGGGCGCAGCCTCGACCTGCGGGTCTCCACGGTCCCGGCCAATTACGGGGAGAAAGTGGTCATCCGGATCCTCGACTCCGCCAACGCGAACATCCCGCTGGAGTCGATCGGGTTTTCCCCGGGAGAACTGACGAAGATCGTGGAAATCATCTCCCGTCCGCAGGGGATCGTCCTCATCACGGGGCCCACGGGGTCGGGAAAGACGACCACCCTCTACGGGATCCTGAACCGGATCAAATCCGTCGAGGACAACATCACGACGATCGAGGACCCGATCGAATACGAACTGGCGGGGATCAACCAGGTGGCGGTGCAGGAGAAGATCGGCCTCAGCTTCGCCGTCATGCTCCGGTCGATGCTGCGGCAAGACCCCGACGTCATCATGGTGGGAGAGATGCGCGACCTGGAGACGACCACGATCGCCGTCCAGGCGGCCCTCACGGGGCACCTGGTGCTCTCCACGATCCACACCAACTCCTCCGTGGCGACGATCACCCGGCTGCGCGACCTCGGGGTGCCTTCCTACCTGATCGCCTCGACGATCATCGGAATCGTGGCGCAGCGCCTGGTCCGCAAGATCTGTCCGAAATGCAGGGTGAAGGCCGATACGACGGAGCAGGACATCCTGCGGCTGGGAATCTCCTCCGACGTTCCCGTCTTCCGCGGGGCCGGATGTCCCGAGTGCGGCGGCACGGGGTACAAGGGGCGCACCGGGATCTACGAGATCCTGATGTTCACCCAGCCGATCCGGGAGCTGGTCGCGAGCAACGCGACGGAAAACCAGATGCGCCAGGAGGCGATCTCCCGGGGGATGATGACGCTCGGCCGCTCCGCGCTGGAAAAGGTGACCTCCGGCATCACGACGACCGACGAATTGTACCGGGTGGTCGAGACCGACGTCGACTTCGCCTCCGCCTGCCCCCGGTGCGCCACCGCCATGGAGAGCGACTTCGTCATGTGCCCGTCGTGCGGCTACTCCACCTCCGCCGTATGCCCGGGGTGCCGCCGGGTGATCTCGTACGAGTGGAAATTCTGCCCCTACTGCCGGCACGACCTGCTGAAGCCCGAGGCGCGGCGAAGCTTCGCCTGA
- a CDS encoding oligopeptide/dipeptide ABC transporter ATP-binding protein produces the protein MTGGIYRPEPDGALLAMVNVYKTFPVRKSFFSGEDLRVRAVDGVSLTVPPGKTLGLVGESGCGKTTLARLAIRLLDPDAGSIRFEGNDITRMEGEALRVTRRQMQIVFQDPYSSLNPRMKVRDIVGEGWLVHGLAKGKDLRERAERLLVRVGMAAEAGGKYPHEFSGGQRQRIGIARAIALSPKLVVADEPVSALDVSVQAQILNLLKDIQEEYGMAYLFVSHDLRVIRHVSDEVAVMYLGKVMETGPAPDLFREPLHPYTRSLLSAVPMLGDAPQERIVLSGEIPSPIAPPSGCRFHTRCFMAKKECEEVCPLLREAAPGRFAACHFV, from the coding sequence ATGACCGGCGGGATCTACCGGCCGGAGCCGGACGGCGCGCTTCTCGCGATGGTCAACGTCTACAAGACGTTCCCGGTGCGGAAGTCGTTCTTCTCCGGGGAGGATCTCCGCGTGCGCGCCGTGGACGGCGTCTCCCTGACGGTTCCTCCCGGAAAGACGCTCGGGCTGGTGGGGGAGTCGGGGTGCGGGAAGACGACCCTTGCCCGTCTCGCGATCCGGTTGCTCGACCCCGACGCCGGATCGATCCGGTTCGAAGGGAACGACATCACGCGCATGGAAGGCGAGGCGCTGCGGGTGACGCGCCGCCAGATGCAGATCGTCTTCCAGGACCCGTACTCCTCCCTCAATCCGCGGATGAAGGTGCGCGACATCGTCGGGGAAGGGTGGCTCGTCCACGGGCTGGCCAAAGGCAAGGATCTGCGGGAGCGGGCCGAACGGCTGCTCGTCCGGGTCGGGATGGCGGCGGAGGCGGGCGGGAAATATCCCCACGAGTTCTCCGGCGGGCAGCGCCAGCGGATCGGGATCGCCCGGGCGATCGCCCTCTCCCCGAAACTGGTGGTGGCCGACGAGCCGGTGTCCGCCCTCGACGTCTCCGTGCAGGCGCAGATCCTGAACCTCCTCAAGGACATCCAGGAGGAGTACGGGATGGCGTACCTGTTCGTCTCCCACGACCTGCGGGTGATCCGTCACGTGAGCGACGAAGTGGCGGTGATGTACCTTGGAAAGGTGATGGAGACGGGGCCGGCGCCCGACCTGTTCCGCGAGCCGCTGCACCCGTACACCCGCTCGCTGCTGTCGGCCGTCCCGATGCTGGGGGACGCTCCGCAGGAGCGGATCGTCCTGTCGGGAGAGATCCCCTCGCCGATCGCCCCGCCGTCCGGGTGCCGCTTCCACACCCGCTGCTTCATGGCGAAGAAGGAGTGCGAGGAGGTCTGCCCGCTCCTGCGCGAGGCCGCCCCCGGCCGCTTCGCCGCCTGCCACTTCGTGTGA
- a CDS encoding ABC transporter ATP-binding protein — protein MTETLLEVRDLRMAFETERGTVRALFGVSFSVAPAETVGLVGESGCGKTVTALSILRLLQSPPAVVEGGEIRFRGEDLLALPEKRMCGVRGKSISMIFQEPMSSLNPVLTVGEQVAEVFTAHGVCGKREAAEHAVEWLRKVHMPDPERRAREYPHQMSGGMRQRAMIAMALALEPALLIADEPTTALDVTIQAQILSLLGELREKERMAVLLITHDLGVVHDFADRTAIMYLGRIVEIAPTRDLFADPVHPYTQGLLASLPGKRTGEKRLASIPGTVPDLSDVPPGCPFADRCPFRQGALSRFRAGETAEDPLAVCDREDPPPYEYAPGHLAACHHQRAARGGGA, from the coding sequence ATGACCGAAACGCTGCTCGAGGTGCGGGACCTGCGGATGGCGTTCGAGACGGAGCGCGGGACCGTGCGCGCCCTCTTCGGCGTCTCCTTCTCCGTCGCCCCCGCCGAGACGGTGGGGCTGGTCGGCGAGTCGGGGTGCGGCAAGACGGTCACGGCACTCTCGATCCTGCGCCTCCTGCAGTCCCCGCCCGCGGTCGTCGAAGGCGGGGAGATCCGGTTCCGCGGCGAGGACCTGCTCGCCCTCCCGGAGAAGCGGATGTGCGGGGTTCGGGGGAAATCGATCTCGATGATCTTCCAGGAGCCGATGTCGTCCCTGAACCCCGTGCTGACGGTGGGGGAGCAGGTCGCCGAGGTGTTCACGGCGCACGGGGTGTGCGGAAAGCGGGAGGCCGCGGAGCACGCGGTGGAGTGGCTCCGCAAGGTCCACATGCCGGACCCCGAACGGCGGGCACGGGAGTACCCCCACCAGATGAGCGGCGGGATGCGGCAGCGGGCGATGATCGCGATGGCGCTGGCCCTCGAGCCGGCGCTCCTCATCGCCGACGAGCCGACGACGGCGCTCGACGTGACGATCCAGGCGCAGATCCTCTCGCTGCTGGGCGAGCTGCGCGAGAAGGAGCGGATGGCGGTCCTCCTCATCACCCACGACCTCGGGGTGGTGCACGACTTCGCGGACCGGACGGCGATCATGTACCTCGGCCGCATCGTGGAGATCGCCCCGACGCGGGATCTCTTCGCCGACCCCGTCCACCCGTACACGCAGGGGCTCCTCGCGTCGCTGCCCGGGAAGCGGACGGGGGAGAAGCGGCTGGCGTCGATCCCGGGGACGGTCCCCGACCTGTCCGACGTTCCGCCGGGGTGCCCGTTCGCCGACCGGTGCCCGTTCCGGCAGGGAGCCCTTTCACGGTTCCGGGCGGGGGAGACCGCCGAGGATCCCCTCGCGGTGTGCGACCGGGAGGATCCGCCTCCGTACGAATACGCGCCGGGGCACCTGGCCGCATGCCATCACCAGCGGGCGGCGAGGGGAGGAGGAGCATAG
- a CDS encoding ABC transporter permease, with protein MGTNSSPGIGRDFARRLLRNRLAAAGGAVILFFFLVSALPGLFASHEPNRIDIVNILRPPSAAHPLGTDDLGRDVLARMAHGARISLSVGFVAVGIAIAIGLSLGLLAGYCGGWVDAVLMRFVDMMLCFPTFFLILTVIAFLEPSIWNIMVVIGLTGWMGVARLVRAETLSIKERDFVAAARAQGAGAARIIFRHVLPNTLAPILVAATLGVAGAILTESALSFLGIGVQPPTPSWGNILTAGKDNIEFAWWLSLFPGLAILVTVLGYNLLGEGIRDAADPRLKGR; from the coding sequence GTGGGGACGAACAGTTCACCCGGCATCGGGCGCGACTTCGCGCGGCGGCTCCTCCGGAACCGGCTGGCGGCGGCGGGCGGCGCGGTCATCCTCTTCTTCTTCCTCGTCTCGGCGCTGCCGGGCCTCTTCGCCTCGCACGAGCCGAACCGGATCGACATCGTGAACATCCTGCGTCCCCCCTCGGCGGCGCATCCCCTCGGCACGGACGACCTCGGGCGGGACGTCCTCGCGAGGATGGCCCACGGGGCGCGGATCTCCCTTTCCGTGGGGTTCGTGGCCGTCGGGATCGCCATCGCGATCGGACTGTCCCTCGGGCTGCTGGCGGGGTATTGCGGCGGGTGGGTCGATGCGGTCCTGATGCGGTTCGTCGACATGATGCTCTGTTTCCCGACCTTTTTCCTCATCCTCACGGTCATCGCCTTCCTCGAGCCGTCGATCTGGAACATCATGGTGGTCATCGGGCTGACCGGCTGGATGGGGGTGGCGCGCCTGGTGCGGGCGGAGACCCTGTCGATCAAGGAGCGCGATTTCGTCGCGGCGGCGCGGGCGCAGGGGGCCGGCGCCGCCCGGATCATCTTCCGGCACGTCCTTCCGAACACGCTGGCGCCGATCCTCGTCGCGGCCACGCTCGGGGTGGCCGGGGCGATCCTCACCGAATCGGCCCTGTCGTTCCTCGGGATCGGAGTGCAGCCCCCCACCCCGTCGTGGGGGAACATCCTCACCGCGGGGAAGGACAACATCGAGTTCGCGTGGTGGCTCTCCCTCTTTCCCGGGCTCGCGATCCTGGTCACCGTGCTCGGGTACAACCTGCTGGGCGAGGGGATCCGCGACGCCGCGGACCCGCGCCTGAAAGGCCGGTAA
- a CDS encoding ABC transporter permease yields MLRYIARRLLLTVPLLVGISLVSFLMMHMAPGGPIGAGTDLNPKATAESRARLKAYYGLDQPLHVQYGRWLGRMATLDFGDSFSPDGRPVVEKIKERIPITLTINVLSMGLIFLVAIPVGVYSAVRKGSVFDRISTVAVFTGFAIPTFWLALLMMILFGVKLGWLPISGISSLDYDSLGTLGKLADRGRHLLLPVLLAAFGGLAGMSRYMRSNMLEVIRQDYVATARAKGLPEGTVVFRHAMRNALLPVITILGLSVPDLLGGSVIFETIFAIPGMGQLFYQGVMSRDYPLIMGILTIGAFLTLLGNLLADVGYAVADPRIRQG; encoded by the coding sequence ATGCTCCGGTATATCGCGCGCCGGCTCCTGTTGACCGTACCCCTCCTCGTCGGGATCAGCCTCGTCTCGTTCCTGATGATGCACATGGCCCCCGGGGGACCGATCGGCGCGGGGACCGACCTCAACCCGAAGGCGACCGCCGAGTCGCGGGCGCGGCTCAAGGCGTACTACGGCCTCGACCAGCCGCTCCACGTCCAGTACGGGCGGTGGCTCGGCCGGATGGCGACGCTCGATTTCGGCGACAGCTTCTCCCCGGACGGGCGGCCGGTGGTGGAGAAGATCAAGGAACGGATCCCGATCACGCTGACGATCAACGTCCTGTCGATGGGGCTCATCTTCCTGGTGGCCATTCCCGTGGGAGTCTACTCTGCGGTGCGCAAGGGGTCCGTCTTCGACCGGATCTCCACGGTGGCCGTCTTCACCGGGTTCGCCATCCCCACCTTCTGGCTCGCCCTGCTGATGATGATCCTCTTCGGGGTGAAGCTGGGCTGGCTCCCGATCTCCGGGATCTCGTCGCTGGACTACGACTCGCTCGGGACGCTCGGCAAGCTCGCCGACCGGGGCCGGCACCTGCTCCTCCCCGTCCTGCTGGCTGCCTTCGGGGGCCTGGCGGGGATGTCGCGGTACATGCGGTCGAACATGCTCGAGGTGATCCGGCAGGACTACGTCGCCACCGCCCGGGCGAAGGGGCTCCCCGAGGGGACGGTCGTCTTCCGCCACGCGATGCGCAACGCGCTCCTGCCGGTGATCACGATCCTCGGCCTGTCGGTGCCCGACCTGCTCGGCGGCTCGGTGATCTTCGAGACGATCTTCGCGATCCCCGGGATGGGCCAGCTGTTCTACCAGGGCGTGATGTCGCGCGACTACCCGCTGATCATGGGGATCCTGACGATCGGCGCGTTCCTCACCCTCCTCGGAAACCTCCTCGCGGACGTGGGGTACGCCGTCGCGGATCCGAGGATCCGGCAAGGATGA